From the genome of Oryza glaberrima chromosome 1, OglaRS2, whole genome shotgun sequence:
AAAAAAATCCAACTccactaaggccctgtttagttccccaaaaacttttcgcaaaaacatcacatcgaatctttggacacatgtatgaagcattaaatatagataaaaagaaaaactaattgcacagtttgcatgtaaatcgcgagacgaatcttttgagcctaatgtccatgattagccataagtgctacagtaacccacatatgctaatgacggcttaattaggctcaaaagattcgtctcgcggtttccaggcgagttatgaaattagttttttcattcctgtccaaaaaccccttccgacatccggtcaaacgtccaatgtgacactcaaaaattttcatttcaccaactaaacaggccctaagaaaCAGATAATGCATGTGTGAACATCTTTGCATATGTACAATATATTGGGAAGTAGCTCGAAGTGAACAGCATAGCATTGTCTCTCATGTCAACTGGACAATGCAATTTCACAAATGGAAATTACTTATATAACAACTTCACATGACACCATTGTTACACTTGCAAATATCAAACAACTAACCATAGCCATACACATGGCGGTAAAATTAAAAGCAATTTCACCTAACCTTAACCTACATTCGGGTTCACTCGAATCTGACATTGTTCACTTATGCTCACAATTTGACTGATTCCCCCTATGCAAAATTGAAAATACACTAAATCTCCGCCTTTTAGCATCACATCACATAATGACATTACACTCAAGTTCAATCAAATCATAACTTCACAGCTCCTGTTCTCACATTATCTCCCTACTCCTAAATCAAATTACCAGATTCAGAATCCTCAATCAAGTAAAGTACTCAGCAAAGTAACATTCAGGACAAGCATTCGTCACGAAACACCGTACGAGAACGATCGTACCTTCACGACGAAGAGCACGAGGAACGTGAGCACCGCCTGGATCTCCtgcagcagaaaaaaaaacacaccaacCACCACCGATCCACATGAGCCGAAATAGTTCGATCACCACCCAAACGGCATGATCCGGATCGTTTACACTGCAAATAGATCCGGTATCTCATCTCAGTATCTCacccggcggaggaggaggccgtcgtcGGCCGAGGGCACCGTGCTGCGGGCCGCGAAGTAGGAGAAGAAGGCGACGAGGTGGAGGAAGTAGTAGGGCTCGGAGATGGCCAGGTCTAGCCACGGGAACGGGTGGCTCCGCCTGCTCGccgccccgctcgccgccggcgccgacgcctccgtcgccgtcgcaacCTCCATCTCCTCCGACGCTTCTCCGCTCCGCTGTCAGTTTGAACTAAAAGcccaaaataaaactaaattacGCCTTCTAAAAGGAATAACGTATTCTAACTCTACGCCTTCTAGCAGGATTTCATTGTCCTATTGATAACTACGCCTCCGAAGCGAGCTTACGTATTGACGAATTTACGCTTTCTGGTCAGACTTCTGTTGtcccactgacaggtgggcccatctATCCTTGATAAACCCAAAGGCCACGCACACGAGTCACTGACACGCACGGGCACTCGCTTCTCCACTAGGgtttctcgccgccgccgccgccgctcgccgtcgccgtcgccgccggatcAGAGATGAGCGCATCCAGGCCGGATCACCGGCGGCACCACCCGCCGTTTCTCCGGGACCTCTCGTCGCCGATCTCCTCGGCCGTGCGGCtgcccccggcctccctccgccgcgaGACGCAAGGTtccaccaccccgccgccgccgccgctgctgttcCTCGACGACCTCTCCCACCACTCCCCCTCGCCGAGGCccgccaccccacctcaggcggcggccatgagcccctcgcctccccctccccaccgcggcggcctcttctcctccaccccGCTGCGCTCCAATGggtccccctcccccgccgcgtgGTGGTCCTCCTCGAGGGAGGAGATGGCCAGGGAGGGCTCGCCGGTCGATGGTGTCgtgcagccgcagcagcagccgtctCCGACGACGGCGTCTGGGCAGCAGTCGCAGCAGCAGAAGGTGACGCTCATCACGCTGCCGCCACCCAGGGAAGTTGCGCGGCCGGAGATGCCGAAGGATTCGACACCTTCCGCTGGCCGTGTCGACGAGGAGGAGTGGGTCACCGTTTTTGGGTATGTGGCCTCTCCTCTTACTGTTATGATAGTAGGATGATTAAGTTATAAACTAGTATAAGTTTGATGAAATTTGTGGCATTGGGTTCATATAGTTGAGTATGTGTTATGCCATATTTCAATTAAATCTACATAGTACTGCAAAACGATGATTGTCTAAGTTGATCAGTGAGTATGTGATTGGATGCTATGTTGTCTTGATGTTTCTGTTGTAGTTGAATCGATATGCTGAAGTAGAGAATAGAGATCGTGATTCATTTCAGTAATTGGAAAATTTTAAGGTTTTGAGTGTAGGAAGTTGGAAAAGGAGATCCCAAAAATCTAGTTAAATAGTTTAGCAAACCTTTTTCTTGGGatgaattaatatataatttcaCGTGCACTAGACAGTCAGAAACAGCATCCTGATGCTATTCTTTCTTTTGGGGGAATCGTCATGAATGTATCCATATGACCATGCATTCGCTCTGTACATATTGTTCCCTTAATTTAGCTTTCAATATAATATGATTCTCATTGTTGTACTTAGGTTTGTCCTCGTCTTACTCTATCTCGAATAGTTCCCCTGACTTGGTGCATATTTGATTACACTGTTTTACATAATTCACTTTGATAATGTTGCCCCTGTCTTTGTCCTTCCAGTTTTTTACCTGGCGATACCAACTTGGTACTGAGAGAATTTGAGAAGTGTGGTATAGTCTTGAGACATGTCCCTGGTCCAAGGGATGCGAACTGGATGCATATCCTGTATCAGGTAAAAACTTTGATGACTTAATTGTTTTAGATTTGATAAAAGATAATTACCTTGTTTCTATTGCATATTAATagccaaaagaaaaggagagcaaGCTCAAAATGTAACTGGCTTGTAAAGTTGTTAAGTTGTGAAGGGGAGGAGTCCAGTGGAAATGATACCTCTTAATGGCTATGGCCCAGTTTTAATTCTACATGAGGGCCTTGCAAAGTTGCAAGCTCTGAGCTGGCCTGGCCCAGAATTCATAACAACTGTTTGACTATACTGAGCGCTTGGGATGACAAAAGATAGATTGTGGTCTTTAGGAACTTTTTATTTCAAGAATATAAAATGATTTTGACCTGTACAGGTCATGACTTGTTGAGTTGAACCCCTTTCTGCACTGTTTGATGAGGATCTGCGCTTTTCTTTGTTAAGAATTTTACATGTCTTCTGGTTATGTATTATCTGAACTGCTCTAAAAGTTACCTGCTTTTCATTTTGGTCAGGACATGATTATGAAAAGTTTGGAACATTATGTAATTATGTAAGcagctaagagcatctccaagaggTTAGCCAAATGGTCTTATGGCTAGCTAGCCAAGAAAGTGCCTAGCCATATTTCCTGTGCACTCCAACAGACTAGCCAAATTCCCAAATCACACTCTCCATAGTTCATATTTTTTGGTGGGCCATAATAGTGAGTGTAGGTGGGGAATGGCTAGCCGGATGGCCCAACCAATGGCTAGTCTGTTGGAggacctcttttttttttttttgctacgcTAGCCAAATTTTGGGATGGCTAGTCATACACGTAGTCTTTTGGAGATCCTCTCATATGCCTGCTCTCTGCTAGTTTTGGTCTCTCTGCATTTGTTTCAGAATTTAAATTGTTTAGATGTGAAAACAAATCAACACTAAACCAAAAGATGGATGGTGGCACAGACGCACAGTTTGTGATTTGTGGACCTAGTACATGACAATATCTCATGCATGAACTATGAGGTGACAATGTGGCTCAAGGGTCAATATTTCCCTTTCATTTGATCGTCATGTGTATTTTGTTAGGATAGATCGCAGAATTCAGATGTAGTATGATAACAGTACATTGATGTGATGAGCTTTTCCTACCAGCAATAATGTTCGTATGTAGGGCTTGACCATATGCTTAATTCAATCATGATTACAAACTACAAATATATGCGAGATATCACTGAATGTTCCTGTTGCCAGTTCTGACCATTGTTTGTTATGTATGTTTCTAATTGCTGATCTCTATCTTGTTCGACATCTTCCAGAGCCGGCATGATGCACAAAAAGCTCTCGCCAAGCACGGTCAACAGTTAAACAGTGTTCTTATCATCGGTGTGAAGCAAGTGGACCCATGGCAGCGGCAGTACCTGAATGAGAACACAAATGAGAACTTTCAAGTTGGTGCAACAGATCCATTTCCATCACAGCATGTAGCACCAAGTTCATTTACAACTAGAAATGCACTAGCACCTTTGCCTAGCAATTCTATGCCAAATGGAATCGGCAACGGGAGTGGCCGTGGTGCTTCGGGGGCCATTGCTTCACCCACAAAATCAGTATTGTCCAAAGTTATGGACCTGATGTTCGGCCTCTAAATCCTGTTACCAAGTACTGGCTGTTATTCTTTTGGCTGTTCCAAGGCAAATCGAGGATTACTGATCATAACATTTCTTATTGTTGGGTTTTTCGCACCGAAGTGACATTATTGGTCCACAGAATCTGTATTGTACCGAGCCTAAGATCATCAGGGTGTCATACTGGTATATCACCCGGTCGGTCTGGAGCTAGTGTTGATGGTGTTTCGCTCGTAAGCATTCAGTGGATCATCCAATACCAAACCATATGGAAATTATGCCCATGGAAATATCAAGTATCATCCTGGTTTTATACATAATGAAATGATTCTGACCTGTATGTGAATGCATCTTAGTAAATTGTTTTCGAATGATTTGACATGAGAGCCTATATATATGTTGAATGCGTCTTAGTAAATTGTTTTCCAAGGATTTGACACCAGAAATGATACTATTATGTAGTCATAGTCAAATTGGGAAC
Proteins encoded in this window:
- the LOC127761840 gene encoding nuclear pore complex protein NUP35-like, which produces MSASRPDHRRHHPPFLRDLSSPISSAVRLPPASLRRETQGSTTPPPPPLLFLDDLSHHSPSPRPATPPQAAAMSPSPPPPHRGGLFSSTPLRSNGSPSPAAWWSSSREEMAREGSPVDGVVQPQQQPSPTTASGQQSQQQKVTLITLPPPREVARPEMPKDSTPSAGRVDEEEWVTVFGFLPGDTNLVLREFEKCGIVLRHVPGPRDANWMHILYQSRHDAQKALAKHGQQLNSVLIIGVKQVDPWQRQYLNENTNENFQVGATDPFPSQHVAPSSFTTRNALAPLPSNSMPNGIGNGSGRGASGAIASPTKSVLSKVMDLMFGL